From the Abyssisolibacter fermentans genome, the window ATTAAAGTACTTGAATCTTCATCTAAACTAGGAAATATATCTAGAATCGGCTTATTCAAAACCTCTTTCCTTTCAATTCCTTCAAGTTTAACCATAGCTTCATTGTACATAATTGTAATCCCATTTTTATCTATTACATGTATTCCAATATTTATATGGTGCAAAATTTCTTGCAGTGTCTTATATATAAGCTTTTCATTCCTCATATTCTCATTCCTCAATCCCACTTTTATATAAATTATCGCTGTTAACAGGAATAATAACTTCAAATTCTGTACCTTTGTTTACTTCACTTTTAACTTTTATTTCACCTTTAAATGCTATAACTATATGTTTTACAATGGCAAGACCTAATCCTGTACCACCTATTTTTCTTGATCTTGCTTTATCAACTCTGTAAAATCTCTCAAACAATCTAGATATGTGTTCTTTTGATATTCCTATGCCAGTGTCTTTAACCCTAATATGAATCTTATCATCAATCTCATATCCAATTATTTCTATTTTGCCTCCAGAAGGTGTATATTTAATACTGTTATCTATTAAATTTATAATTATTTGTTTAAACCAGCTTATATTGCCATATATACTAGGTAAACCACCACTTATTTTTTCTTTTATTTTTATATTCTTTTTACTAGCTATTTTTTCAAACATTTCTATTAAATCTACAATACATTTTCTAATATTTATGTTTTGCATTGATACCATTTGATGCTTATTTTCTATATCGGATAATATTAATAAGTCTTTTATCAATGCTGTCAATCTTTTTGATTCAATATCTATAATATCTAAAAACCTATTCCTAACTTTTTCATCTTTTATTTCTCCATTCTTAAGTGTTTCAATGAAACCTTGAATTGAAGTTAATGGTGTTTTTAGTTCATGTGAAACATTAGCAACAAAATCTTTTCTCATTATTTCAAGTTTTCTCATATCTGTTATATCTTGAAAACTTATAACAACACCTATTTTTCTGGTAGGATCATTATCTAATACAATAATATTTGTATAAACACTTAATACCTTATATGGATTATATACTTCTATTTCTATTTTTGATGTTATATTTGACTCTAACAGTTCTTTAATTTCATTTTTTAGTTCTTCATCACTCAAAATATCTAAAATAGATTTATTTCTTACATCTTCTTCTACAAGTCCAAACATCTTTTCAGCAGTAGGATTAATAAATATTATATTATTATTATTATTTATGGCGATGATACCATTTATCATACTTTTTAATATTGCTTTAGTTTTTGTACTATTTTCCTTTAATTCTTCTATGTTATCATATAACTTCTTACTCATAATATTAAAGCTATTGGCTAACATACCTATTTCATCATGACTAGTATAATAAACCTTTTCACCATAGTTTCCCTTTGCAATGCTTTTTGTAGCAGATGTAAGTTGTTTTATTGGATTTGTTATACTATATATATATCTATATCCTAAAAATATTGCTACAATTGTTCCAAAACCAATTGATATCAATATATATTTAAAAATATCTCTATAATATTCAGTTGCATATGTTAATGGTACTGATAATCTAATAACAGCTATTTGATTATTATAAGGAATTGCTACATAAAACATATTTTTATCTAAAGATTTGCTGTATCTTTTAGCAGTAGCTATCCTGCCTTGTAATGCTATTTTAACTTCTTCACGATTAAAGTGATTTTCTGCAATTTCAATATTAACTTCAGAATCTCCTATAAGCCAACCCTGCTTGTCAATAAATGAAATCCTTGTATTTATCTCTTTTGAATAGTTCTTGGCCAATCTATCAAAATCAGTTATATTATAATTTTCATCAATATTATATCTAATTAATTTTGAATTTGTTAAAAGTTTATCTTCAAGATCGTTTAAATAATTAATTCTTAACAAACTCATAATCAAAGACCCTGTTATTATAACTGCTATTAAAACCGCGACTACTAACGCTACAAATAACCTTCTTTGCATGTTGTTCTCCTTTTGGAAATACAATCAATTATTTTATTTTATATCCTACTCCTCGTACGGTTTCTATTATTCCCATATTATCGCCTATTTTTTTTCTTAAATGTCTTATATGAACATCAACTGTTCTAGTTTCACCAAAATAATCATAACCCCATACTTCATCAAGTAGAAAATTCCTTGAAAGTACTTTTCCTTTGTTTTCAGCTAAAATCTTTAATAACTTAAATTCTTTTAATGTAAGTTCTATAATTTTTCCATCTTTAACTACTGTATGTTTTTCTATATCAATGACTATATCTCCAAACTTAATCAGAGTTTCTACCTGTTCTTCATCTTTATAAGATCTTCTCAACACTGCCTTTATTCTAGCTAACAATTCACGTACACTAAAAGGCTTTGTTATATAATCATCCGCTCCTATTTCAAGTCCTAAAACTTTATCTAATTCTTCACTTTTTGCCGTAAGCATTATAATAGGTATATCTTTAGTTTTATTATTAGTCTTTAGCATTTTACATACCTCTATACCATCTCTCTTTGGCAACATTATGTCTAATAAAATCAAATGTGGAACAAGTAAATTTGCTTTTTCTGTAGCTTCGTATCCATCAATAGCTAATGAAGTATCAAAACCTTTAATCTCTAAATTATATTTAATTAACTCTGCTATATGTTCTTCATCTTCCACTATTAATACCTTATGCATAATAAAACCTCCTAGATAATTAGTATATGTTTATAACAACAGAAGTAATTACGTAGTATTGCAACACACCGTTTCAACAAGGCGGGTGATATGCACATTGCCTTGTTATAATCTTATTAAAGCTGCCATTCTACCTGTTTTGCCTTTATCCCTTCTATAAGAATATAATAAATCTTCATTACAAAATGTACATATACTACTTATTGTTATATTTCTATCCAGAACACCTTTTTCCTTTAATAATATTTTATTTACCTTCCACAGATCTATTAGCCATTTATCAGATGTGATTTGTTTTGAAATTTCGCTTATGTTTTGAATTTTTTTTGCAAATACATCAAAAACATCCTCTTTAACTTCAAAGCAGCATGGTCCTATTGATGGTCCTATTCCTACTAATATGTCACTTGCATTAGAATTATATTTTTCTTTCATAACATCAATCATTTTACCTGCTATACCATTTACTGTACCTCTCCAACCTGCATGAGCAACTCCAACAACCATCTTACTAGGATCTAAAAAAAACAAAGGAACACAATCTGCAAAATAGCAACACAAGAGTTTGTTTTTGGCATCTGTTACCAACCCATCTACGCCTTTCTCTCTAAGAATAGTATAATCATCATTATTTAAATTATCAACTGCAATAATATTATCACCATGAACCTGCTTTGAAATGTATAAGTTGTTTTTATCAGTATTAAAAATTTCTAAAACTCTATCATTATTTTTTATTACAGCATTTATATCTTCAGCAATACCAATACCCATATTTAAGCTTGAATACGCTCCCTTACTACAACCTCCAACTCTTGTGGTAAACATATGCTTTATATTGTATTTATCAAAAGATTCTATAGTATAATATTTTAAACCATTTTTCTCTCTCAGTATAAAATTATTATGATTCACAATTATCACCTCGTATATATTCTTGATTTTAATTCAAACTTAGTATTTCTTAATCTACCTCTGCTTAAATATGAAAAGAACTCTATTTGAGTTCTTTTATTTTTCATTTAAAATCTTCTTAAGCTCATCCATAAAAGTATTTATATCTTTGAACTGTCTATAAACTGATGCAAATCTAACATACGATACCTCATCAACATTTTTTAAACTATTCATAACCATTTCACCAATGCGCTTAGTAGTTATCTCCTTTTCAAACATATTATTTAAATTCTTTTCAATTTCATCAATAATTCCTTCCATTGTTTTTATTGAAACTGGTCTTTTTTCACATGCCTTAATAATTCCATTTAATAGCTTATTCCTATTAAAAGTTTGCCTAGTACCATCTTTTTTTACAACTATGATAGGTATTTCCTCAATTCTTTCATATGTAGTAAATCTACTGTTACAATTTATACACTCTCTTCTTCTTCTAATAGCCTGTCCTTCAACAGTAGGCCTAGAATCGATTACTTTTGTTTCATTATAATCACAGTATGGACATTTCACATAAAACCCTCCTTATCTTTATTGTAGAGGTTATATATTAACTATAACT encodes:
- the pnpS gene encoding two-component system histidine kinase PnpS, with the translated sequence MQRRLFVALVVAVLIAVIITGSLIMSLLRINYLNDLEDKLLTNSKLIRYNIDENYNITDFDRLAKNYSKEINTRISFIDKQGWLIGDSEVNIEIAENHFNREEVKIALQGRIATAKRYSKSLDKNMFYVAIPYNNQIAVIRLSVPLTYATEYYRDIFKYILISIGFGTIVAIFLGYRYIYSITNPIKQLTSATKSIAKGNYGEKVYYTSHDEIGMLANSFNIMSKKLYDNIEELKENSTKTKAILKSMINGIIAINNNNNIIFINPTAEKMFGLVEEDVRNKSILDILSDEELKNEIKELLESNITSKIEIEVYNPYKVLSVYTNIIVLDNDPTRKIGVVISFQDITDMRKLEIMRKDFVANVSHELKTPLTSIQGFIETLKNGEIKDEKVRNRFLDIIDIESKRLTALIKDLLILSDIENKHQMVSMQNINIRKCIVDLIEMFEKIASKKNIKIKEKISGGLPSIYGNISWFKQIIINLIDNSIKYTPSGGKIEIIGYEIDDKIHIRVKDTGIGISKEHISRLFERFYRVDKARSRKIGGTGLGLAIVKHIVIAFKGEIKVKSEVNKGTEFEVIIPVNSDNLYKSGIEE
- a CDS encoding winged helix-turn-helix domain-containing protein, yielding MHKVLIVEDEEHIAELIKYNLEIKGFDTSLAIDGYEATEKANLLVPHLILLDIMLPKRDGIEVCKMLKTNNKTKDIPIIMLTAKSEELDKVLGLEIGADDYITKPFSVRELLARIKAVLRRSYKDEEQVETLIKFGDIVIDIEKHTVVKDGKIIELTLKEFKLLKILAENKGKVLSRNFLLDEVWGYDYFGETRTVDVHIRHLRKKIGDNMGIIETVRGVGYKIK
- the nrdR gene encoding transcriptional regulator NrdR; protein product: MKCPYCDYNETKVIDSRPTVEGQAIRRRRECINCNSRFTTYERIEEIPIIVVKKDGTRQTFNRNKLLNGIIKACEKRPVSIKTMEGIIDEIEKNLNNMFEKEITTKRIGEMVMNSLKNVDEVSYVRFASVYRQFKDINTFMDELKKILNEK
- the pgeF gene encoding peptidoglycan editing factor PgeF yields the protein MNHNNFILREKNGLKYYTIESFDKYNIKHMFTTRVGGCSKGAYSSLNMGIGIAEDINAVIKNNDRVLEIFNTDKNNLYISKQVHGDNIIAVDNLNNDDYTILREKGVDGLVTDAKNKLLCCYFADCVPLFFLDPSKMVVGVAHAGWRGTVNGIAGKMIDVMKEKYNSNASDILVGIGPSIGPCCFEVKEDVFDVFAKKIQNISEISKQITSDKWLIDLWKVNKILLKEKGVLDRNITISSICTFCNEDLLYSYRRDKGKTGRMAALIRL